From Daphnia magna isolate NIES linkage group LG2, ASM2063170v1.1, whole genome shotgun sequence:
ccAGTCAGAATCTTATGATTGGCCATAatttgatacgagattaattgatacgttgtcctgtcacatctcaaattctacggtttataattcttgttctatgaccgagttcttttacagacagtggcttctcatttcttcttcatactAGCGATCAGATTTGACGTTTTCAAATGGTTTTAGGTTGTTAAAGCATGTTTGACTTTCTACGATGCTTCCACCAACGTGCATGgtcgccaaactttgtcgttgtgtcGGACTGTTAATCCGATAGAAAATCGTCGAATTATTGGCGATACATTTGTCAAAGTGGCAAATGGAACGGCTAACGATTCAAATCTCACTTGGGATACTCTACTTCTCAGACAAGGTAtcaaccttctctttttttgttgttgcatgtaTTAGACTATATAGCCTGTCAtcataaatgaaaataatacaGGGACTTCGAGGCCGGATATAATTGAGTCCACTTAGCATATGGCTTCTTCGCGCGGTTTGTCAATCCGAATCATTTTCGCCGAAGAACCGTTCATGGAAGCTGGTTTCGGTGAGACGCAAGTGCTGATTCGTCTGATGGTCGATTATACCAACATGGTAGCCAAGGAACATGCCTTGCTCAATCGGATTGAAATCGCAACGTTGGAAGAAGAGTGTGTTCTTCTGAAAGAGCTGTCCAGTCGCAACCAGTACGTTGCCACGCTACTGCCTATTCGCGCTGTCGGTGTTCAGATACAAGAGCTTCGCAGTTTAGACGTTGTGTGGCGGAGTTTTATAAAGATTGCTCTCTTCTTTGGAGGAAGATTGCTGAACTTGTAGCTATTGCGTAGAACTGATCTCTAATCAGACACAACCAAACTGGAATGATCTAGCTACCTACGCCCGCTCAATACCGCGTGTGTCCCATAATATCGACCGTGTTTACTACATATTCGGAAAACCTGTGCGTGAATCGGTGACAAACGTGACATCTACCTACTTAACGAGAAACATTTTGGCGTATTTTAGGTAAGCAGATTTTATTTGGCTAACGAAGTATTGCTGGAATCAGGTTGCAATAAGAAGCTAGCCCAGATGGCACTCGTCTTGATCCCTTTTCACCTTTATCGCGATTCGAGTCAACGCATTCCATCATGCCAGCAATCAGTCGTTGTCCGACCATTCCTTTCAAAGGATTTTCTGACTGGACTTCACGCAATTCCTGATACCCATCTGCCCCAAGAGGTACGTAAATAGTGATACATGTACGAAAACTGATATTGCATTTAACATGGATACCACTTGTTAGGTTGTAGAAAAGTTGGTTGAAGCCGTCTTAATTGTTCCAGGAATTACCAGGGTCTTGTATGATCGGACAGCAAAACCACCCGGGAAAACGAAAAGGGAATGTTTTGATTTACGAACGTTGCTTAGACAAATGATATCCGAACGAtccccttcccactttttcatttttttgccaaatttcaaatttggcttaaaactacatgatttcgattcagaattgaatgaaaacgactgaaatcaggtttatttttctattagtcttatagtttttcatttaaatgttaaaaaccataaattaagttggtgcgctaacagaactgttttcgttaatttttaaaacggctagtctaaagagaaaaccaatgactaaatcgaaatcagcgttcaatttcgattataccgtctgatttttggagattttcaagagatgtcgtttttagccgattttgacaaaagtgggaaggctatacccttcccactttttcatttttgccaaatttcaaatttggtttaaaactcatgatttcgattcagaattgaatgaaaatgactgaaatcaggtttatttttctattggtcttatagtttttcatttaaatgttaaaaaccataaattaagttggtgcgctaacagaactgttttcgttaatttttaaaacggctagtctaaagagaaaaccaatgactaaatcgaaatcagcgttcaatttcgattataccgtctgatttttggagattttcaagagatgtcgtttttagccgattttgacaaaagtgggaaggctatacccttcccactttttcattttttaccaaatttcaaatttggtttaaaactcatgatttcgattcagaattgaatgaaaatgactgaaatcaggtttatttttctattggtcttatagtttttcatttaaatgttaaaaaccataaattaagttggtgcgctaacagaactgttttcgttaatttttaaaacggctagtctaaagagaaaaccaataactaaatcgaaatcagcgttcaatttcgattatgccgtccgatttttggagaatttcaagagatgtcgtttttagtcgattttgacaaaagtgggaaggctatacctttcccactttttcatttttgccaaatttaaaattttgcataaaatacatgatttagtaTGGCACGGTATTTGGCTCACACCTATTTGATCGAAAATatcgaaaaatttttaaaaaatatcagtatttttaaaaatcagaccaacaacgaaatcaaaaatattttgaaaatcttttcaGATGTGGAGTGAAAGACAAagtcaaaagtaaaaaaaaaatcaaaattttaaagtcgaaagttaaaaatcaaatcaaaaatcaaattcacttTAAAATTCATATTCAGGTTTAGTTTGGTATGGGATGTCTTGTCTCGACATCTGGTGGAAGGCAGGCGAGTTGCTAACCGGCAGTTTTGGTAGACGGTCATTCTGCGGGAAGCACACATcatattgtttttatttcgttcACACAGTCACACTCAGTCACACACTCCATGTCAGTCACTTATTTTGTTCCCAAATCAGCAGTGTTCTGAATCAATTAATAAGTAAACAAAATGGCTACCTTTAATGAACTACAACAAGTGTATTTAGAATACACTCATAATCTTCTACCTGGCACTATCGGTATTCCACAAATGAAGATCACATCTTATATGACTCTTAAATTTACGTtcactgttttatttttaatgtaTCCAATTCAGGACTGAGTTTTCCTGACTTCTGTACTGGATACAATGTTTTCACAGAGCAACCGGCTTTCCCTGCTTTACATGGGGCTAATGAAGAGCAAGCAGCAACCAACTATAGAAAAAAACCTGTTGATGTTGAACAGCTGAAAGATTATCTTGGTATCACAATGCAAAAACTATTATCAGCCTTAACtaacaaattctttttctaGCATGTGATTTCAAAATTCGTGGGATTTCTGTTTTGATGCAGATCAGTGAACCAACTCTTAAACGCAGAATCAAGGAATATGGTTTATCAATAAGAGGAAGCTACTCCAACATTTCTGATAATGATCTCGATATTGTCATTGCCAACATGCTCAAAAGGTTTCCCAAGTTTGgtaatctttctttttttaaatcctttgAGCATTACAATTACTGAAGTTGTTTTTTGAAACACAGGTCTACAGTTGTTGCAAGGCAAACTTGTTGCAGATGGGTACAAATTGCAAGAAAAGCGTTTGCGAGCTTCCTATGCTAGAATTGGGCTGAAGAAGGCTAAACCTGGCTTGAAACAGATTCCTCGTGTGGTTTATCACGCAGATTCCCCTTTACAAATGCGGCACATGGATGGATTCCACAAATTTGATGGGTAATTATATACATTATATTATGGCTTTTTATATCACTATTTAGTAACTCAATAAAACATATAATTTTTTAGATGGGGATTTGTTGTTCATGGAATTG
This genomic window contains:
- the LOC116935936 gene encoding uncharacterized protein LOC116935936 isoform X1, translated to MATFNELQQVYLEYTHNLLPGTIGLSFPDFCTGYNVFTEQPAFPALHGANEEQAATNYRKKPVDVEQLKDYLACDFKIRGISVLMQISEPTLKRRIKEYGLSIRGSYSNISDNDLDIVIANMLKRFPKFGLQLLQGKLVADGYKLQEKRLRASYARIGLKKAKPGLKQIPRVVYHADSPLQMRHMDGFHKFDGWGFVVHGIVDGYSKAIVGMQVSDNNHSETVVKLLHSSCIIWGTPACLRTDRGGENVLAADYMLNVRRV
- the LOC116935936 gene encoding uncharacterized protein LOC116935936 isoform X2, with the protein product MATFNELQQVYLEYTHNLLPGTIGLSFPDFCTGYNVFTEQPAFPALHGANEEQAATNYRKKPVDVEQLKDYLACDFKIRGISVLMQISEPTLKRRIKEYGLSIRGSYSNISDNDLDIVIANMLKRFPKFGLQLLQGKLVADGYKLQEKRLRASYARIGLKKAKPGLKQIPRVVYHADSPLQMRHMDGFHKFDGWGFVVHGIVDGYSKAIVGMQVYFRIAS